Proteins from a single region of Acidianus ambivalens:
- the cutB gene encoding glyceraldehyde dehydrogenase subunit beta has protein sequence MYPQKIGYVIPDNLNEAIDFLKTHDDAKVLAGGHSLIPMLKLRIIRPSYLVDITKLKELHYLNKEEKEYKLGATITHYEISKAQIPLLSEVASKIGDPQVRNMGTIGGSISHLDPSADYPAALLVLDAKVKIKGPSGERLDEFSSFDKDMFTPDLSQGEIVTEISIPVFPGYKYSYQKLERKAGDFAIVGVAVLIKTNGDEVEDFRVGVTGVNNKAYRSQIAEDMIKGKKINDEIIDKVAQEVANESNPTSDIRGSAEYKRKATKVMTKRAILDALKR, from the coding sequence ATGTATCCTCAAAAAATAGGCTACGTGATTCCTGATAATCTAAATGAGGCAATAGACTTTCTAAAGACTCATGACGATGCAAAAGTCCTTGCTGGCGGACATAGCCTAATTCCAATGTTAAAACTTAGGATAATTAGACCTTCCTATCTAGTTGATATAACTAAACTTAAAGAGCTTCATTATCTAAATAAAGAAGAAAAGGAATACAAATTAGGAGCAACAATTACCCATTATGAGATATCAAAGGCGCAAATTCCTTTGTTAAGCGAAGTAGCATCTAAAATTGGAGATCCTCAAGTTAGAAATATGGGAACAATTGGTGGCAGTATTTCCCATTTGGATCCATCAGCGGATTATCCAGCAGCTCTTTTAGTTTTAGATGCTAAAGTAAAGATAAAAGGACCTTCTGGAGAAAGATTAGATGAATTCTCTTCATTTGATAAAGACATGTTTACTCCAGATTTATCTCAAGGAGAAATAGTTACTGAAATATCCATCCCCGTCTTTCCAGGGTATAAATACTCTTATCAGAAATTAGAAAGAAAAGCTGGAGATTTTGCCATAGTAGGTGTTGCGGTTCTAATAAAGACAAATGGTGATGAAGTAGAAGATTTTAGGGTAGGTGTAACCGGAGTCAATAATAAAGCTTACAGATCCCAAATAGCTGAGGACATGATTAAGGGTAAGAAAATTAATGATGAAATAATTGATAAAGTTGCTCAAGAAGTAGCTAATGAGTCCAACCCTACATCAGATATTAGAGGAAGTGCAGAATATAAAAGGAAAGCCACCAAAGTTATGACAAAAAGGGCAATTTTAGATGCTTTAAAAAGGTGA
- a CDS encoding YHS domain-containing protein, giving the protein MKDPVCGEEVKNTSYKYVYKGITYYFCSPMCMAEFKKNPEKFVKNK; this is encoded by the coding sequence ATGAAAGACCCTGTATGCGGAGAGGAGGTTAAAAATACTAGTTATAAATATGTTTACAAAGGTATAACATATTACTTCTGTAGCCCAATGTGTATGGCAGAGTTTAAAAAGAATCCTGAAAAGTTCGTAAAGAATAAGTAA
- the cobA gene encoding uroporphyrinogen-III C-methyltransferase — MIGKVYLVGAGPGDPDLITVKGLKILKQADVVIYDRLVSKELLKECKPNSELIYLGKGLGEAELQDKINSTLVEKAKEGKIVVRLKGGDPYVFGRGEEECMFVMEQGIPCEVIPGISSAIGVPAYAGIPVTSRWYSSGFTVITGTRAGDKIIDLDYIPKKGTIVILMGINKIDELQESLEKVRSLECPVAIIQNGTLPSQRVVITSLSKLKETVRKENISSPAIIIVGEVVKLRNKLWKLS; from the coding sequence ATGATAGGTAAAGTTTATTTAGTTGGTGCCGGTCCTGGAGATCCTGACTTAATAACTGTTAAAGGTTTGAAGATACTTAAACAAGCAGATGTTGTAATATATGATAGGCTAGTCTCTAAAGAGCTCTTAAAAGAATGTAAACCTAATTCAGAATTAATTTACCTAGGTAAAGGTTTAGGGGAGGCTGAACTACAAGATAAAATAAATTCTACCTTAGTTGAGAAGGCAAAAGAAGGTAAGATAGTAGTAAGGTTGAAAGGAGGAGATCCATATGTATTTGGTCGAGGAGAGGAGGAATGCATGTTTGTGATGGAGCAAGGTATTCCATGTGAGGTTATACCAGGGATTAGTAGTGCTATAGGCGTTCCTGCCTATGCTGGAATTCCAGTAACTAGCAGATGGTATTCTTCAGGATTTACAGTGATTACTGGGACTAGAGCGGGCGATAAAATTATTGACTTAGATTATATTCCAAAAAAAGGAACTATAGTAATATTAATGGGAATAAATAAAATCGACGAGTTACAAGAAAGCCTAGAAAAAGTGAGAAGTTTAGAGTGTCCAGTGGCTATAATACAAAATGGAACTCTTCCTTCACAGAGGGTAGTTATAACTTCCTTAAGTAAGTTGAAAGAAACAGTAAGGAAAGAGAATATTTCTTCCCCAGCAATCATAATAGTAGGAGAAGTGGTAAAATTAAGAAATAAATTGTGGAAGCTCTCATGA
- a CDS encoding DUF1404 family protein — protein sequence MDKLDLAKYLAIIFAGISGIIYVIGDPLDKLLSYQGPVFSGALLGWYVINKYTPKDKFVEFEDSLVPVTSILIRNKSWIGFTISAFLIAFWLTPFIFKIAQEFPELYFAAFISDFVGGFIAGYLIPSLKFMEKVIIYSLGFAADIFYVMLLYIYSVIYNISQNNLLDHVLGFVYIVKFSEGILFAVYIIKKVNAI from the coding sequence ATGGATAAATTAGATTTAGCAAAATATCTTGCTATCATTTTTGCAGGCATCTCTGGAATTATTTATGTTATTGGAGATCCTTTAGATAAATTACTCTCGTATCAAGGTCCAGTATTTTCCGGTGCATTATTAGGATGGTACGTAATAAATAAATATACTCCTAAAGATAAATTTGTAGAATTTGAAGACTCTCTAGTTCCAGTAACTTCAATTTTAATAAGGAATAAATCATGGATAGGTTTCACAATATCTGCATTTTTAATAGCTTTTTGGCTAACTCCTTTTATATTCAAGATCGCACAAGAATTTCCAGAATTATATTTTGCTGCATTTATTTCAGATTTTGTTGGAGGTTTCATAGCAGGTTATCTAATTCCTTCGTTGAAATTTATGGAGAAAGTAATAATTTATAGTTTAGGTTTTGCAGCAGACATATTTTATGTGATGCTTCTATATATTTATTCAGTCATATATAATATCTCGCAGAATAATCTCTTAGATCATGTATTGGGTTTCGTTTATATTGTAAAATTTTCTGAAGGAATTTTATTCGCTGTATACATTATTAAAAAGGTAAACGCTATTTAG
- a CDS encoding SIS domain-containing protein gives MAIIEDIEEEISQNYKINSGVKLDEAYVTGAGDSFAASLVVEGKTKGRFRAIDPYDALSMNIDKPLVIVSISGKPKSNINLARKFKGKTKIYAITANPESELAKLADEVIYLPYRPKRILPGTLSFMMSLSALYDIANVEEDKGCGKEITIEDRAFFVGKGENYGIAYFAYLKLAEIFGWSSNFERLEQFFHSPIFSSRSRQVIIFSSGDEREKEARKLMNVNLTECGGAFCNLRTFLKSLIFTMRIKNWNKIYFLEDKEILNISSAMIY, from the coding sequence ATGGCGATCATAGAAGACATTGAGGAAGAGATAAGTCAAAATTACAAGATAAACTCTGGCGTGAAATTAGATGAGGCATATGTTACTGGAGCAGGAGACTCGTTTGCTGCTTCCTTAGTTGTAGAAGGTAAGACTAAAGGAAGATTTAGGGCCATCGATCCTTACGATGCTTTATCCATGAATATAGATAAACCATTGGTCATAGTTTCAATTTCTGGTAAACCTAAGTCTAATATAAATCTTGCAAGGAAATTTAAAGGTAAAACTAAAATTTATGCAATAACAGCAAATCCAGAATCGGAATTGGCCAAACTAGCTGATGAAGTAATTTACTTACCTTATAGGCCTAAACGTATTTTGCCTGGAACTCTTTCTTTTATGATGTCTTTAAGTGCATTATACGATATTGCTAACGTGGAAGAAGATAAAGGGTGTGGAAAAGAAATTACAATTGAAGATAGGGCATTCTTTGTCGGTAAAGGAGAGAATTATGGTATTGCGTATTTTGCATACTTAAAACTTGCCGAAATATTCGGTTGGAGTTCAAATTTTGAAAGATTAGAGCAATTCTTTCATTCCCCTATATTTTCGTCAAGGTCAAGGCAAGTAATTATCTTTTCTTCTGGCGATGAAAGAGAAAAGGAGGCTAGGAAGTTAATGAATGTTAATCTAACGGAATGCGGAGGTGCGTTTTGTAATTTACGAACATTCTTAAAGTCGTTAATATTTACAATGAGAATCAAAAATTGGAATAAAATATACTTCCTTGAAGACAAGGAAATATTAAATATCAGTTCTGCAATGATATATTAG
- a CDS encoding amidohydrolase family protein, which yields MKILIKAGIAFLKDSSPVPNAYIGVNDGKIEAISKRELEEYDDAELIVGGFDRLVSPGFVTTQSFIQLYPFRYRIFSGKTNPNDLISTMTSKDAYYFSLLGAYHLLRSGITTVVVTEPFVEQAARAVKTVGLRPIVSAEIGCNWIKGDWKKNFESLYSKWISKDESGIVLKLCDEDEAEEAMAISNEYKLPILVDRNVNLERINNISPYTIALGGGSRKDLEKIRKNNLNLAFTPSLEVCKFTLGAYKPSISIDLTPKFDIRNEMGIATSRLLLTAEEAFKAVTDWGYSQLKIGGGISVGNTTDILIFEVNEPPSYPIDKEAPYESLIYSSYSLETVIINGEAVLDGGVPLNVGTKDIEEANRKVEEIGKMEKN from the coding sequence TTGAAGATCCTAATAAAAGCTGGAATAGCTTTTCTAAAAGATTCTTCACCAGTTCCTAACGCATACATAGGCGTAAATGACGGTAAAATAGAGGCTATATCAAAGAGAGAACTAGAGGAATATGACGATGCAGAACTGATAGTAGGAGGCTTTGATAGACTCGTTTCTCCAGGGTTTGTGACAACACAAAGTTTTATACAACTATACCCGTTTAGATATAGAATATTCTCTGGAAAGACTAACCCAAACGATTTAATCTCTACGATGACTAGCAAAGACGCTTACTATTTTTCACTCTTAGGAGCATATCACTTACTAAGGTCCGGAATAACAACAGTTGTAGTAACTGAGCCATTTGTAGAACAAGCAGCTAGAGCTGTAAAGACTGTGGGATTAAGGCCAATAGTTTCTGCAGAAATAGGTTGCAACTGGATAAAAGGGGACTGGAAAAAGAACTTTGAGAGCTTATACAGTAAATGGATATCTAAAGATGAGAGCGGAATAGTATTGAAACTCTGCGATGAAGACGAGGCCGAAGAAGCAATGGCGATTTCCAATGAATACAAATTACCTATATTAGTTGATAGAAATGTTAATCTAGAAAGAATTAATAACATCTCACCTTACACAATAGCGCTAGGGGGCGGAAGTAGAAAGGATCTAGAAAAAATAAGGAAGAATAATCTAAATTTGGCATTTACTCCGAGTTTAGAAGTTTGCAAATTTACTCTAGGTGCTTATAAGCCTTCTATATCAATTGATTTAACGCCTAAATTTGATATTAGGAATGAGATGGGTATTGCTACATCACGCTTGCTCTTAACAGCAGAAGAAGCTTTTAAAGCAGTAACAGACTGGGGGTATTCCCAATTAAAAATTGGCGGAGGAATATCAGTAGGAAATACTACTGATATTCTTATCTTTGAAGTTAATGAACCTCCTTCATATCCTATAGACAAAGAAGCACCATATGAAAGTTTGATTTATTCTTCATACTCATTAGAGACCGTTATAATTAATGGAGAAGCAGTATTAGATGGAGGAGTTCCATTAAACGTTGGAACTAAAGATATTGAGGAGGCAAATAGAAAGGTAGAAGAAATTGGAAAAATGGAAAAGAATTGA
- the taw21 gene encoding tRNA 4-demethylwyosine(37)-methyltransferase Taw21: MEKWKRIEIVGDIAIIGIPFGKKPEDLKDYAKEIMSKHPYIKSVWGRYRDTKGDFRLPTYYHILGEKRSETIYKEHGCKYYLDFTKVFFSSKLSFEHLRIAKEVKKGEIIINMFAGYGPFSILSAKLGKPKLVYSIDINPYAYYYMMANIDLNKTYNVIPIYGDSFKKIYYLENADRIISPLPEKAKEAYEIALQKIKPGGIIHLFVEIESKEDPVKEAMKLYPKAFFGRIVRSVKPFRYHVILDIKA, encoded by the coding sequence TTGGAAAAATGGAAAAGAATTGAGATTGTAGGAGATATAGCAATAATCGGAATTCCATTTGGCAAAAAACCTGAAGACTTGAAGGATTATGCAAAGGAAATTATGAGCAAACATCCGTACATAAAATCTGTGTGGGGAAGATATAGAGATACTAAAGGAGACTTTAGATTACCTACGTACTATCACATACTAGGAGAAAAGAGAAGCGAGACTATTTATAAAGAACATGGGTGCAAGTATTATCTAGATTTTACTAAAGTATTTTTCTCTTCTAAACTCTCATTTGAGCACCTAAGAATTGCGAAAGAAGTAAAAAAGGGAGAAATAATAATAAACATGTTTGCAGGGTACGGACCTTTTTCTATTCTATCTGCCAAACTAGGTAAGCCTAAATTAGTTTATTCTATAGATATAAATCCTTATGCATATTATTACATGATGGCAAATATTGATTTAAACAAAACTTATAATGTAATACCGATATACGGCGATTCTTTTAAGAAAATATATTACCTAGAGAACGCCGATAGAATTATATCTCCATTACCAGAGAAGGCAAAAGAAGCTTACGAAATTGCATTACAAAAAATTAAACCTGGAGGAATAATTCACCTATTTGTAGAAATAGAATCTAAAGAAGATCCAGTTAAAGAAGCCATGAAACTTTACCCTAAAGCCTTTTTCGGTAGAATAGTAAGAAGTGTAAAGCCTTTTAGATATCACGTTATATTGGACATCAAAGCTTAA
- a CDS encoding glutamine synthetase family protein, translating to MIKDELLEILKSGRVDYVRVEFIDLLGNVRGRSLRRAEFENLILKDSGLPYPESLLMLDYADSPIKSRYGDVLAIPDPSTFIILPYLERTARVLSYITLPDLTPSPFCSRGLLKRAIDKLEEKGLSIQVSFEPTFYLVKENGNGISPADEAKAFSPEGLMEEQSFLRDVIKYLESVGVQVETINKHYGPAQYEIRFAEKDALSAADSLVTAREVIRDSARIYKLFSTFMPKPFSNYPSSSMDVYIKLTSNDGKDIMSNINDPKGLGLSEIAYNFLAGIIEHIGSIMAFASPTINSYKRFRETVTPSLLGLGTERHFIIRMPSNFRDSKSVEFRLADPLANSYLLLSAIIYAGLDGIERKLDVEPNVELGSLPSNLEDALRKLNNDNYIKYSIGAELISSYIELKNREIESYNNYITDWEVKAYLKAGW from the coding sequence TTGATTAAGGACGAGCTGCTTGAAATTTTAAAATCGGGAAGAGTTGATTATGTAAGAGTAGAATTCATTGACCTTTTAGGTAATGTTAGAGGAAGATCTTTAAGAAGAGCTGAGTTTGAAAATTTAATATTAAAAGACTCCGGCTTACCGTATCCAGAAAGCTTACTTATGTTAGATTATGCAGATTCACCGATAAAATCTCGTTACGGAGACGTTCTAGCAATACCAGATCCGTCAACCTTTATTATTTTGCCTTATTTAGAGAGAACAGCGAGAGTTCTTTCATATATTACTTTACCAGATTTGACTCCCTCACCGTTTTGCAGCAGAGGATTATTAAAGAGAGCAATAGATAAATTGGAAGAAAAAGGACTTTCAATTCAAGTTTCATTCGAACCGACTTTTTATTTAGTAAAGGAAAATGGAAACGGTATTTCGCCTGCAGATGAAGCTAAAGCTTTTTCCCCAGAAGGATTAATGGAAGAACAATCTTTTCTGAGAGACGTTATCAAATACTTAGAAAGTGTAGGAGTTCAAGTTGAAACAATAAATAAACACTATGGTCCTGCACAATATGAAATAAGATTTGCTGAAAAAGACGCTTTATCTGCAGCAGACTCACTAGTTACTGCAAGAGAAGTAATAAGAGATTCTGCGAGAATATACAAATTGTTCTCTACATTTATGCCTAAGCCTTTCTCAAATTATCCAAGCAGTAGTATGGATGTATATATTAAACTTACATCAAACGATGGAAAAGATATAATGAGTAACATAAATGACCCCAAGGGTTTAGGGCTAAGTGAAATAGCGTATAATTTCTTAGCAGGAATAATAGAGCATATAGGAAGCATAATGGCCTTTGCTTCGCCAACGATAAATTCTTATAAAAGATTTAGAGAAACGGTGACCCCAAGTTTACTAGGCTTAGGAACGGAAAGGCATTTCATAATTAGGATGCCAAGCAATTTTAGAGATTCAAAGTCAGTAGAATTTAGATTAGCAGATCCTCTAGCAAACTCTTACCTCTTATTATCTGCTATCATATATGCAGGATTAGATGGAATAGAAAGAAAATTAGACGTTGAACCTAACGTAGAATTAGGATCTTTACCTAGTAATTTAGAAGACGCATTACGCAAGCTTAACAATGATAATTATATTAAATATTCAATTGGAGCAGAGCTTATTTCATCCTATATCGAACTTAAAAATAGGGAAATAGAGAGTTATAATAATTACATAACAGATTGGGAAGTTAAGGCATATCTAAAGGCAGGTTGGTAA
- a CDS encoding alcohol dehydrogenase catalytic domain-containing protein, whose translation MRAAIFTQIGRPLSIEEIKKPEVKGKEVLLKVLATGLCHGDLHIIFGEWKDDIPVNPPRILGHEIVGEITEDTEHFKKGDKVLVYNAFGCGTCKYCKRGYPQFCEKVKILGVQEDGGFAEYVKVPSEDNLIKIDNNENPIKVAPLADAGVTAYNSVKGIEEDSNVALIGTGAVSLIALQILKSRGIKVTIVGRNPIKLNKALELGADRIIQVKQSYSEDFSARIGREKFDYIIDYIGSDETLRDIVWALDRMGELRIVGEFGGRMEIWEQLLVLRGLRIRGILYGSKEDMINVVKLYNEGKIKTLAVPYKLEEINQAIDDLMSGRIIGRAVIIP comes from the coding sequence ATGAGAGCAGCAATATTTACACAAATAGGTAGACCTTTAAGTATAGAAGAGATCAAAAAACCTGAAGTTAAAGGTAAAGAGGTTCTTTTAAAAGTATTAGCAACAGGCTTATGTCATGGAGATTTACACATAATTTTCGGCGAATGGAAAGACGATATACCGGTTAATCCTCCCAGAATTTTAGGTCATGAGATTGTAGGCGAAATAACTGAAGATACTGAGCATTTTAAGAAAGGTGATAAAGTACTTGTCTACAATGCATTTGGTTGTGGTACTTGCAAATACTGTAAAAGGGGATACCCTCAATTTTGTGAAAAAGTGAAAATTTTAGGAGTTCAGGAAGATGGAGGATTTGCAGAATATGTCAAAGTACCTTCAGAAGATAATTTAATTAAAATCGATAATAACGAAAATCCAATTAAAGTTGCACCTCTTGCGGATGCTGGAGTTACTGCATATAATTCTGTAAAAGGAATTGAGGAAGACAGCAACGTAGCATTAATAGGAACTGGAGCAGTAAGCTTAATAGCTCTACAAATTTTGAAATCAAGAGGAATTAAAGTAACAATAGTTGGAAGAAATCCAATAAAATTAAATAAGGCATTAGAACTAGGTGCAGATAGAATAATTCAAGTAAAACAATCTTATTCTGAAGATTTTTCAGCTAGAATAGGGAGAGAAAAATTTGATTACATAATTGATTATATAGGAAGTGATGAGACTTTAAGGGACATTGTCTGGGCTCTAGATAGAATGGGGGAATTGAGAATAGTAGGGGAATTTGGAGGAAGAATGGAAATATGGGAGCAACTCCTTGTTCTTAGGGGATTAAGAATAAGAGGAATTTTATATGGAAGTAAGGAAGACATGATAAATGTAGTAAAATTATATAATGAAGGAAAAATAAAAACGTTGGCTGTCCCTTATAAATTAGAAGAAATAAATCAAGCAATAGACGATTTAATGAGCGGAAGAATAATAGGAAGAGCAGTCATAATACCTTGA
- the rtcA gene encoding RNA 3'-terminal phosphate cyclase yields MIEIDGSFGEGGGEILRTSLTLSALTGKPFRIYNIRAKRKNPGLQRQHLSAVKLVKELCNAESKGDYLGSQELVFIPHEIKNEGDFTLDVTTAGSVTLIAVSVIPLIINRNIKIRLIGGTDVPKSPTIDYMRLVYLEILKKIGIQGEIKLIKRGHYPRGGGIIELSNFKGKGEEFEIVEMGKIEEIKGISHVSSLPSHIAERQAKSAEEFIKKFLSVNVNISLDIRQGESEGTGITLAAYGKSVMGSDSLGEKGKRAEKVGEEAASKLIEDLKTNAGVDRHMSDMLMLYASLYKGKFAGAMLTMHARTNAEIIRKFIQDRKIEVIEGKPFTFKVL; encoded by the coding sequence ATGATTGAGATAGATGGGTCTTTCGGTGAAGGCGGAGGAGAAATATTGAGAACTTCACTAACGTTATCTGCACTTACTGGTAAACCTTTTAGAATATACAATATAAGAGCTAAGAGGAAAAATCCTGGCTTGCAAAGACAACATTTATCTGCAGTAAAACTTGTAAAAGAGCTATGTAACGCAGAAAGTAAAGGAGACTATTTAGGCTCTCAAGAACTAGTTTTTATTCCTCACGAGATAAAGAATGAAGGAGACTTTACATTAGATGTAACAACTGCTGGAAGTGTTACTCTAATAGCTGTGTCAGTAATTCCGCTTATTATTAATAGAAATATAAAAATACGTTTAATAGGAGGAACAGACGTTCCGAAAAGTCCTACAATAGATTATATGAGATTAGTTTACTTAGAAATTCTAAAGAAAATAGGCATACAAGGCGAGATTAAATTAATAAAAAGGGGTCATTATCCTAGAGGAGGAGGAATAATAGAGCTTAGTAATTTCAAGGGAAAAGGAGAAGAATTTGAAATAGTCGAAATGGGGAAAATTGAAGAAATTAAGGGTATATCTCACGTGTCATCTCTGCCTTCTCATATAGCCGAGAGGCAAGCAAAGTCAGCAGAAGAGTTTATAAAAAAGTTTCTTAGTGTAAACGTTAATATCTCTTTGGATATTAGACAAGGAGAAAGTGAAGGCACTGGAATTACTTTAGCAGCATACGGTAAAAGCGTGATGGGTTCCGATTCTTTAGGAGAGAAAGGAAAAAGAGCTGAAAAAGTAGGAGAAGAAGCTGCAAGTAAGTTAATAGAGGATTTAAAGACAAATGCCGGAGTTGATAGGCATATGTCAGATATGCTTATGCTTTATGCTTCGCTCTATAAAGGTAAATTCGCTGGAGCAATGCTAACTATGCATGCTAGAACTAATGCTGAAATTATAAGAAAGTTCATACAGGATAGGAAAATAGAGGTTATAGAGGGTAAGCCTTTCACTTTCAAGGTATTATGA
- a CDS encoding DNA polymerase thumb domain-containing protein, translating into MIVLFVDFDYFFAQVEEVLNPELKGKPVAVCVFSGRFKDSGAIATSNYEARKLGIKSGMPIPKAKEIAPNAIYLPIRKDLYKQVSDRIMYGILSKYSSKIEIASIDEAYLDITDKVKDYYEAYQLGKKIKDEIYQKEKITVTIGIAPNKVFAKIIAEMNKPNGLGILKPEEVEGFIRSLPIDEVPGVGDSIYSKLREMGIKYLYDVLKVDFEKLKNEIGKSKASYLYSLANNTYAEPVKEKVRKHIGRYVTMKKNSRDIKEILPYLKKAIDEAYSKANGGIPKTLAVVAIMEDLDIVSREKTFNFGISKDKAYLEAEKLLEEIIKSDKRRLRRVGVRLGKIYKSTTLDNFFNNV; encoded by the coding sequence ATGATTGTACTTTTCGTTGATTTTGATTACTTCTTTGCTCAAGTTGAAGAAGTACTTAATCCAGAGCTTAAAGGTAAGCCGGTTGCTGTTTGTGTATTTTCTGGTAGGTTTAAAGATAGTGGTGCGATAGCTACATCTAATTATGAGGCAAGGAAACTGGGAATAAAATCTGGTATGCCAATTCCTAAGGCGAAAGAAATCGCTCCTAACGCAATATATTTACCTATCAGGAAGGATTTATATAAGCAAGTATCTGATAGAATAATGTACGGAATACTCTCTAAATATTCAAGTAAAATTGAAATTGCAAGCATAGATGAGGCTTACCTTGATATTACTGATAAAGTGAAAGATTATTATGAGGCTTACCAACTAGGTAAAAAAATAAAGGATGAAATTTATCAGAAAGAAAAAATTACAGTTACTATAGGAATTGCTCCAAATAAGGTTTTTGCCAAGATAATAGCTGAAATGAACAAGCCTAACGGTTTAGGAATTTTAAAACCAGAAGAAGTTGAAGGATTTATAAGATCATTACCTATAGATGAAGTGCCAGGAGTAGGGGATTCTATTTATTCTAAGCTAAGGGAAATGGGAATCAAATATTTATATGACGTTCTAAAAGTAGATTTTGAAAAATTAAAAAATGAAATAGGGAAATCTAAAGCAAGTTATCTATATTCTTTAGCAAATAATACCTATGCTGAGCCTGTAAAAGAAAAGGTAAGGAAACATATTGGGAGATATGTTACAATGAAAAAGAATTCTAGAGATATCAAAGAGATACTTCCCTACTTAAAGAAGGCAATAGATGAAGCCTATTCTAAGGCTAACGGAGGTATACCTAAGACCTTAGCAGTTGTTGCAATAATGGAAGACCTTGATATTGTAAGTAGGGAAAAGACTTTCAACTTTGGTATAAGTAAGGACAAGGCGTATTTAGAGGCAGAAAAACTCTTGGAAGAAATCATAAAATCTGATAAAAGAAGATTAAGAAGAGTGGGCGTAAGATTGGGTAAGATATACAAATCGACTACACTAGACAACTTCTTCAATAACGTCTAG
- a CDS encoding carbohydrate kinase family protein — MRPIHLAVGKFNIDIIVKLNAFPLVDSKVNTDVMEIMPGGSATNYSVAVNRLGHSAKLLAKIGKSPLVSALLTPLAEEGVGLDFLIECEKKPNMALILLRDDGSISIVRRTDPSLLPSLDDVRKYSGMFDVIHYASISHDVIYKDPSAKIVSYDPGPYASEYEGEEVDILYVNEKEYESLRTKANAKIVVIKKGKEGAELIGSEECKVEALKVNVVDTTGAGDVFDAAFNVSYINTGSIEDSLRFASVAAGLKVTKLGGVSSPKLEEVIKMLKDVNINVKCR; from the coding sequence ATGAGACCAATTCACCTAGCAGTTGGCAAGTTTAACATTGATATTATAGTAAAGCTTAATGCTTTTCCACTAGTCGATAGTAAGGTAAATACTGACGTCATGGAAATCATGCCTGGCGGCTCGGCAACAAATTACTCAGTAGCAGTAAATAGATTAGGGCATAGCGCAAAATTATTAGCAAAAATAGGTAAAAGCCCTTTAGTTTCAGCTTTACTTACTCCTTTAGCCGAAGAAGGAGTAGGATTGGATTTTCTCATTGAATGCGAGAAGAAACCTAATATGGCGTTAATACTTTTAAGAGATGATGGATCCATCTCAATAGTAAGAAGAACTGACCCCTCACTATTACCTAGTTTAGATGACGTAAGAAAATATTCTGGAATGTTTGACGTAATACACTACGCCTCCATCTCTCATGATGTTATATATAAAGATCCGTCAGCTAAGATCGTAAGTTATGACCCGGGCCCTTATGCCTCGGAATACGAAGGCGAGGAAGTTGATATTCTCTATGTTAATGAAAAAGAATATGAAAGTTTAAGGACTAAAGCTAACGCAAAAATCGTTGTAATTAAGAAAGGCAAAGAAGGAGCAGAATTAATAGGTAGTGAAGAATGCAAAGTAGAGGCTTTGAAAGTAAATGTAGTCGACACTACTGGTGCCGGTGACGTGTTTGATGCCGCTTTTAATGTCTCTTATATTAATACTGGATCGATAGAAGATTCTTTACGATTTGCTTCTGTCGCGGCAGGGCTAAAAGTTACTAAGCTTGGAGGAGTAAGCTCTCCAAAGCTAGAGGAAGTGATAAAAATGTTAAAAGATGTTAATATTAATGTTAAGTGTAGATGA